A section of the Fusarium falciforme chromosome 8, complete sequence genome encodes:
- a CDS encoding FAD-binding FR-type domain-containing protein yields MSSLASDVSTAAPTQSAPPPPPPDQAQLMAIFAARARCDHDAMRLYAGVLAGLMGLFIIFHFFSLLRRPLKLGPFASLRRLVSVKVPGVPSLGHGTLLLAYLGLNVGFIFVYTDTSFLPLRVVVAARTGWLAVANIVLTVFFSLKNTPLGYLTGVSYERLNILHRISGLTTFLLVVVHAASYSSVFLDQQNAARLRVREEIFGIVAGFSLLTVVMAALTLQRRRYELFYVLHVVFFVVSLVFISLHHPTAAERVIIAMGLAAGMWFLDRLVRASRLVYHGINNTATLQPLPNGGTRVILNKKLLGANPGEHAFLWIPGIRRFETHPFTIARTEPLEFVVASQDGFTRDLHQYASKNPGAILRASVEGPYGQIPDPARYDRVVIFAGGSGGSFAFGSALRLLQASEDSDKRGITLVWSMRNSALLEWFSAHLHDVGHFPGFKTLIHITGQKEIEKLSNRSGLGTADGSEGALVLEDSLGDESAIELSSLTGDQPSYIHGASVHYQRPNVNDFVAQAVEGMASGQRVLIMACGPAGLLKEVRNVTTSRMISGGPHVSLHCEQFGW; encoded by the exons ATGTCGAGTCTTGCCAGCGATGTGTCCACAGCTGCTCCGACGCAGAGCGCtccacctccgcctccgccaGACCAGGCACAGCTGATGGCAATATTCGCGGCGCGAGCCAGGTGCGATCACGACGCCATGAGGCTTTACGCAGGTGTTCTAGCAGGTCTTATGGGACTCTTTATCATATTCCATTTTTTCAGTCTCCTGCGGCGACCTTTAAAACTTGGGCCTTTTGCTAG TCTCCGAAGGCTCGTGTCAGTAAAGGTCCCTGGTGTACCGTCTCTTGGCCACGGCACTCTTTTACTAGCTTACCTCGGACTCAACGTCGGCTTCATCTTCGTCTACACTGATACCAGCTTCTTGCCACTGCGCGTCGTTGTCGCTGCCCGAACGGGCTG GTTGGCTGTCGCAAATATCGTCCTTACCGTATTTTTCAGTCTCAAAAACACACCGCTCGGCTACCTAACCGGAGTGTCCTACGAACGACTGAACATCCTCCACCGCATCTCAGGGTTGACCACGtttctcctcgtcgtcgtgcACGCCGCTTCATACTCCTCCGTCTTTCTAGATCAGCAAAACGCAGCCCGACTGCGGGTTCGCGAAGAGATTTTTGGCATCGTAGCGGGCTTCAGTCTTTTGACAGTCGTCATGGCTGCCCTGACCCTGCAGCGTCGCCGCTACGAGCTTTTCTACGTCCTACATGTCGTCTTTTTTGTGGTTTCGCTGGTTTTCATCTCTCTCCACCATCCTACCGCAGCGGAGAGGGTCATCATTGCGATGGGCCTCGCGGCGGGAATGTGGTTCCTCGATCGTCTCGTGCGTGCATCCCGGTTGGTCTACCACGGCATCAACAATACCGCCACGCTGCAGCCGCTTCCCAACGGCGGCACAAGGGTCATCCTgaacaagaagctcctcggcGCCAATCCTGGCGAACATGCATTCTTGTGGATTCCGGGAATTCGCCGCTTTGAGACGCACCCTTTCACCATCGCGAGGACAGAACCGCTCGAGTTTGTTGTTGCCTCCCAGGATGGCTTCACTCGCGACCTACACCAGTATGCTTCGAAGAACCCCGGCGCCATCCTGAGAGCGTCAGTCGAGGGGCCTTACGGACAGATACCAGACCCTGCGCGATACGATAGGGTGGTGATATTTGCGggtggcagcggcggcagcttCGCATTCGGCAGTGCTCTTCGGCTCTTGCAGGCCTCTGAGGACTCTGATAAGAGAGGTATTACCTTGGTATGGTCCATGAGGAACTCAG CCCTTCTTGAGTGGTTTTCAGCTCATTTGCACGACGTTGGTCACTTCCCGGGTTTCAAGACTTTGATCCACATCACTGGCcagaaggagattgagaaaCTGTCCAACCGATCAGGCCTGGGAACAGCAGATGGCTCAGAAGGGGCCCTGGTTTTGGAAGATTCTCTAGGCGATGAGTCGGCTATTGAACTATCGAGCCTGACTGGGGACCAGCCAAGTTACATCCACGGTGCTTCGGTTCACTACCAACGGCCCAATGTCAATGATTTCGTTGCCCAGGCCGTGGAGGGGATGGCCTCCGGTCAGCGAGTCCTGATCATGGCATGCGGGCCGGCGGGGCTGTTGAAGGAAGTCAGGAACGTGACGACATCACGGATGATTTCTGGGGGTCCTCACGTGTCTCTTCATTGCGAGCAGTTTGGATGGTGA
- a CDS encoding DAO domain-containing protein, with protein sequence MSPLRKDDPIVIVGAGIFGLSTALHLGRRGYDQVTVLDKQDYDQGLYSYAKGCDAASAAYGTQTEYQELSIEAIQLWNQWNLDLANGEVPPGMSPSDKVFFNNGAISFNEGDVLPPFEQATIEGAKKLGLATPLITNNPHDIEAARQLGFDTDQFRSKARGKAMVGILDTSGGHVAADKACRLALHKARRLGVKFIFGAQSGTFESLIRKGGRVIGVRTKDNQVHDAKLTIMACGAYTPVLVPELDGLCEATAGSVAVFKIPKTSPLFERLSSSNFPIWMYKMRDGAKGGLYGFALDSEGHFKIGYRGTKYTNPQIQPDGKERSVPVTRWTDGQKLTQIPKQAMDTIASFVSEHIPEVFEEVGDVAFTRACWYTDTFDNHFVIDRVPDQPGLMVVTGGSGHAFKFLPNIGDWVVDIIEEVKTHRPAIKAWRWRSQGDREPINVLMEGRKGPRALQNVVLTGSIHGPTSKRPSML encoded by the exons ATGTCACCTTTGAGAAAAGACGATCCAATCGTCATTGTTGGCGCAGGAATCTTCGGTCTGAGCACCGCCCTACACCTTGGCAGGCGTGGCTACGACCAGGTAACGGTTCTCGATAAGCAAGATTATGATCAAGGGCTCTACTCGTATGCAAAGGGTTGTGACGCTGCATCAGCAG CTTATGGAACTCAGACTGAGTACCAAGAACTCTCGATTGAGGCCATCCAGTTGTGGAACCAATGGAATCTTGATTTGGCCAACGGGGAGGTGCCGCCTGGCATGAGCCCATCCGACAAAGTCTTTTTCAATAACGGAGCTATTTCCTTCAACGAGGGAGACGTCCTACCCCCGTTTGAACAGGCTACGATCGAAGGTGCAAAGAAGCTGGGGCTTGCAACACCGCTCATCACCAATAACCCCCACGATATCGAGGCCGCGAGGCAATTGGGCTTCGACACTGACCAATTCAGGTCCAAGGCTCGTGGGAAAGCCATGGTAGGCATTCTTGATACGAGTGGCGGCCATGTTGCAGCCGACAAGGCTTGTCGTCTTGCTCTCCACAAGGCAAGGCGCCTTGGAGTCAAGTTCATCTTTGGTGCTCAATCGGGGACCTTCGAATCTCTCATCCGGAAGGGTGGCAGAGTTATCGGTGTTCGAACCAAGGACAATCAAGTTCATGATGCAAAGCTTACCATCATGGCTTGTGGAGCCTATACGCCGGTCCTTGTCCCCGAGCTTGATGGGCTGTGCGAAGCCACAGCAGGTTCCGTGGCCGTTTTCAAGATTCCAAAGACATCTCCACTGTTTGAGCGACTCTCATCAAGCAACTTCCCTATCTGGATGTACAAGATGAGAGATGGTGCCAAAGGGGGCCTTTACGGCTTCGCCCTTGACTCCGAGGGCCACTTCAAGATCGGATACCGTGGCACCAAGTACACCAACCCCCAGATCCAGCCAGATGGAAAGGAGCGCAGCGTCCCCGTAACGAGATGGACTGACGGGCAAAAGCTCACTCAGATTCCGAAACAAGCCATGGATACCATCGCCTCCTTTGTCTCGGAGCATATCCCAGAAGTCTTCGAGGAAGTTGGCGATGTTGCTTTCACAAGAGCATGTTGGTATACTGATACCTTTGATAACCACTTCGTCATTGACCGTGTACCGGATCAGCCAGGCCTCATGGTTGTCACAGGAGGTAGCGGCCATGCCTTCAAGTTTCTACCGAATATCGGGGACTGGGTGGTGGACATTATAGAGGAGGTGAAAACTCATCGTCCAGCTATCAAGGcatggaggtggaggagccaAGGAGATAGAGAGCCGATCAATGTTCTTATGGAAGGGAGGAAGGGGCCGAGGGCTTTGCAAAACGTGGTCCTGACAGGTTCCATTCATGGGCCAACCTCAAAGAGGCCCTCGATGCTATAG
- a CDS encoding Aldolase-II domain-containing protein, which yields MSSTATVTVATSSSLNVTSGKDGKPKRLHRIPQFQTKEETRRWQLEQMAGAFRVFAKLGFADGGSGHISLRDPVRPDTFWINPYGVHFGLLTISDMVHIDEDGNRIGGGERPVNTAGFMIHAAIHKRRPDINAACHLHSPYGRAWSTFGKPIDMLNQDSCMFYKDLAVYGSFGGVVFAKEEGGRIADALGAAKNIILQNHGLLTAGGTIGEAAAFFIALERACQTQLLVEAAMTPNGTQLKKSLVSDEEAQYTKDGTGTPEVMYMQFEPEYQLILKETRGDFLQ from the exons ATGTCATCCACCGCCACAGTCACAGTTGCGACCTCTTCTTCATTGAATGTGACAAGCGGCAAGGATGGTAAGCCGAAGAGACTCCACCGGATCCCCCAGTTTCAGACTAAGGAGGAGACGAGGCGTTGGCAGCTGGAACAGATGGCCGGTGCGTTCCGCGTCTTTGCCAAGCTCGGGTTTGCGGATGGAGGAAGCGGTCACATCAGTCTAAGAG ACCCCGTTCGGCCAGATACCTTTTGGATCAACCCATACGGGGTCCATTTTGGCCTGCTAACCATCTCTGATATGGTCCACATTGATGAGGACGGCAACCGAATTGGTGGTGGAGAGAGGCCCGTTAACACGGCGGGCTTCATGATTCATGCCGCCATCCACAAGCGACGGCCAGACATCAATGCCGCTTGTCACCTCCATAGCCCATATGGTCGAGCCTGGTCAACGTTCGGGAAGCCCATTGACATGCTCAACCAGGATTCATGCATGTTTTACAAAGACCTTGCGGTCTATGGCAGCTTCGGTGGCGTGGTCTTTGCTAAAGAGGAGGGTGGCCGCATCGCTGATGCCCTCGGTGCCGCTAAGAACATCATCCTGCAAAATCATGGCTTGTTAACAGCGGGTGGGACTATTGGCGAGGCGGCAGCATTTTTCATTGCTTTGGAGCGAGCTTGCCAGACTCAATTACTCGTTGAGGCTGCTATGACTCCTAATGGCACCCAGCTCAAGAAGTCTCTGGTCAGTGACGAGGAGGCACAATATACGAAGGATGGCACTGGAACTCCTGAGGTGATGTATATGCAGTTCGAGCCAGAGTATCAGTTGATCTTGAAAGAGACCAGGGGGGACTTTCTTCAGTAA
- a CDS encoding DUF1338 domain-containing protein gives MSTITMGSTTAGGAPYGSAEPFMDPNDVRTAFTVAMSAMYRNEVPLYGDLIRIVQSINKEVLSAKSQLADQTGIGESAVPQRLDLERHGAIRLGTPYELRTVSRIFAVIGLKAVGYYDLSIAGLPMHATCFRPIDLASLNKNPFRVFTTLLRPELLSDKEARDLATKLLTRRNIFSSRLLDLTSTAEGQSNRLTASQAEEFILEAMKTFSWRPEASATEDEYKALAAEHPILADIASFKSSHINHLTPRTLDIVASQERMKVEGLKVKNRIEGPPRRQCPILLRQTSFLALEERIKFRNSEGTLVEGTHRARFGEIEERGAAVTPAGRKLYDALLEKAMDKCQALSCNKKPALMDELLSEVFREYPDTWTELRRRELVYCTYRRTRKPLSKDPSKMPSLEDLVSQGYLEAEPITYEDFLPFSAAGIFQSNLTSSKGSSLCKMGRPDQEGYEKALGGALLSADDLYLKSQRESIEKCGLGSG, from the coding sequence atgtCGACTATCACTATGGGATCAACAACCGCCGGGGGCGCTCCCTATGGCTCGGCTGAACCATTCATGGACCCCAATGATGTTCGGACAGCCTTCACCGTTGCCATGTCCGCGATGTACAGAAACGAAGTTCCCTTGTATGGAGACCTCATCCGTATTGTACAGTCTATCAACAAGGAGGTTCTCTCTGCAAAATCCCAGTTAGCAGATCAGACAGGCATCGGCGAAAGCGCTGTGCCTCAAAGACTTGATCTAGAGCGACATGGTGCAATACGACTGGGAACTCCCTATGAATTAAGGACCGTTTCCCGTATCTTCGCCGTCATCGGTCTTAAAGCCGTGGGCTACTACGATCTTTCTATCGCCGGACTCCCAATGCACGCCACTTGCTTCCGGCCCATTGATCTCGCCTCTCTCAACAAGAACCCTTTCCGCGTTTTTACTACCCTACTTCGACCAGAGTTGCTGTCTGATAAAGAGGCTCGGGACTTGGCCACGAAGCTCTTGACCAGACGCAACATCTTCAGTTCCAGACTTCTTGACCTCACTAGTACAGCTGAAGGCCAGAGCAACCGTCTCACTGCTTCACAAGCAGAGGAGTTCATACTTGAAGCAATGAAAACGTTCAGCTGGAGGCCTGAAGCATCAGCGACTGAGGACGAGTACAAGGCACTCGCTGCTGAACATCCAATCTTGGCAGACATTGCCTCATTCAAGAGCTCCCACATCAATCACCTGACTCCAAGAACGCTAGATATCGTGGCCAGCCAGGAGAGAATGAAAGTTGAGGGTCTCAAAGTCAAAAACCGCATCGAGGGCCCTCCACGTCGCCAATGTCCCATTCTGCTCCGCCAAACAAGCTTCCTGGCTCTCGAAGAACGAATCAAGTTCCGGAACTCTGAGGGTACCCTTGTTGAAGGAACGCACAGAGCTCGATTCGGAGAGATTGAGGAACGCGGAGCTGCCGTTACGCCTGCTGGTAGGAAGTTATACGACGCCTTGTTGGAGAAGGCCATGGACAAATGCCAAGCTCTTTCCTGCAACAAAAAGCCAGCGTTGATGGATGAGCTCCTGAGTGAGGTGTTTCGGGAGTATCCAGACACCTGGACTGAGCTCAGGAGACGGGAACTGGTCTATTGCACATACCGGCGAACTAGGAAACCACTTTCAAAAGATCCGTCCAAGATGCCCTCTCTGGAAGATCTTGTCTCTCAAGGCTACCTGGAAGCCGAGCCAATCACCTATGAGGACTTTCTTCCCTTCTCCGCCGCTGGTATCTTTCAGTCAAACCTGACTTCAAGCAAAGGGTCTTCTTTATGTAAGATGGGGAGACCAGATCAGGAAGGTTACGAAAAGGCTCTCGGCGGCGCGCTACTGAGTGCTGATGATCTGTACCTCAAGTCTCAGCGTGAAAGCATCGAGAAGTGCGGTCTGGGTTCAGGTTGA
- a CDS encoding Fungal-trans domain-containing protein, whose translation MAPPNMDNPHPVKRPRVGERTLLACVGCKQKKLKARSSTLMCYTSSDFQIVRWTKCLVEDPATGLFRPRDYMQSLEARVAYLEGLLQQVRPDVALDHLAGLEKAHGDLSPSAPFPEMPQPSALRNGERAPIVSDAGAAERHQHDASLDVEDPADQLSADVALLCLTTASKEPHYFGPSSAVSFSRVVSAAMNLPKKVGGSQASGINFSHGNSSWELATPFPITFPSAPLGTTLSQAYFNNIHPQYPFLHRPTFRFWEELCFKADSTGNLSLAGDIAQFFVWMVYAIASLALGPTHYDTAESYYNMALAHQPSVLELDGIESIQSLLCCAVYSIRSPAGGSLWKLSGLAIRYSIELGYHRSASTYRKNSNPLIAEMSNRCFWVAYDIDRVASFILGRPVGIPDDCIDAELPLDINDEHINALGLLQSPRASPDEPPTNMTGAIHVIKLRRLWSKIGNSIYPAITKCSPSQEVAKKPLIDQLAKELESWHAEIPQSPDTAGLDPLSVFASREWFKLAYDHSVLLLYRYWITHKPPPGEEESVEHALETCSQKAKEICLLYRRLFQYQSMQFTWGSLHILFLGGLTYLYCIWKSARVRQTAKKMDVINTCMACNTALVIIAERWSKATPYRDIFEVLSEKTIGLVCGDEWRPHGNSAVPPTSHSGEAVDSQPLEDWIMELGASDMPTESEWFVQQLLQGMRNTQTDITAEAPPTSLDM comes from the exons atggcacCTCCGAATATGGACAATCCTCACCCTGTCAAGCGCCCCCGCGTTGGAGAGCGGACCTTGCTCGCCTGCGTCGGCTGCAAGCAGAAAAAGCTCAAGGCACGGTCTTCCACCCTCATGTGCTATACCTCCTCTGACTTTCAGATAGTGCGATGGACAA AGTGCCTCGTTGAAGATCCTGCGACGGGTCTATTCCGTCCTCGAGACTACATGCAGTCGTTGGAAGCAAGAGTCGCCTATTTAGAAGGCCTCCTCCAACAAGTCCGACCTGATGTAGCCTTGGATCATCTTGCTGGGCTCGAGAAAGCCCACGGCGACTTATCGCCTTCTGCTCCATTCCCCGAGATGCCCCAGCCCTCAGCATTGCGGAATGGCGAAAGAGCGCCCATAGTATCGGATGCAGGTGCTGCCGAACGCCATCAACACGATGCATCTCTGGACGTGGAGGACCCGGCTGACCAGCTCTCCGCCGATGTTGCTCTGTTATGCCTCACAACAGCAAGCAAGGAGCCTCACTACTTCGGTCCTTCCTCTGCTGTGTCATTTTCCCGTGTTGTTAGTGCAGCTATGAATCTTCCCAAGAAAGTCGGAGGCTCTCAAGCCAGCGGTATCAACTTCAGCCACGGCAATTCAAGCTGGGAGTTGGCAACGCCATTTCCCATCACCTTCCCTTCGGCACCTCTCGGGACCACATTGTCTCAGGCATACTTCAACAACATTCATCCTCAATACCCTTTCTTGCATCGACCAACATTTCGGTTCTGGGAAGAGCTATGTTTCAAGGCGGATAGCACTGGCAACCTCTCACTTGCTGGCGATATCGCCCAGTTCTTCGTCTGGATGGTATACGCAATTGCCTCCCTAGCCCTTGGCCCTACCCATTACGATACAGCGGAATCCTACTACAATATGGCGCTCGCACACCAGCCTTCAGTTCTAGAGCTTGATGGTATTGAGTCAATACAAAGCCTGCTTTGCTGTGCCGTCTACTCTATCAGATCCCCTGCTGGGGGAAGTTTGTG GAAACTCTCTGGACTGGCAATTCGGTATAGCATCGAACTGGGCTACCACAGAAGCGCATCTACATATCGCAAGAACTCGAATCCTCTGATTGCCGAGATGTCCAATCGATGCTTTTGGGTGGCATACGATATCGACCGTGTTGCATCCTTTATTCTTGGTCGGCCAGTTGGCATCCCCGATGATTGCATCGATGCTGAG CTCCCTCTGGATATCAATGATGAGCATATCAACGCTTTGGGCCTGCTTCAGAGCCCTCGGGCCTCTCCAGATGAGCCACCAACCAACATGACAGGGGCTATCCATGTTATCAAACTACGTCGACTCTGGTCAAAGATTGGCAACAGTATCTATCCAGCCATCACGAAATGTTCTCCGAGCCAAGAGGTTGCAAAGAAGCCCTTGATCGATCAACTTGCTAAAGAACTCGAGAGCTGGCATGCCGAAATTCCGCAGTCACCTGATACAGCTGGTCTTGATCCATTGTCCGTATTTGCGTCTCGGGAGTGGTTCAAACTAGCTTATGACCACTCAGTCCTCCTTCTATACCGTTACTGGATCACGCACAAGCCACCTCCTGGGGAAGAGGAATCTGTTGAGCATGCACTTGAGACTTGCTCGCAGAAGGCGAAAGAAATATGCCTTCTCTACCGACGGCTGTTTCAGTACCAATCCATGCAGTTTACTTGGGGCTCATTGCATATTCTCTTCCTTGGTGGCCTTACCTATCTGTATTGTATCTGGAAATCAGCAAGAGTGAGGCAAACGGCCAAGAAAATGGACGTAATCAACACTTGCATGGCCTGCAACACAGCACTTGTCATTATAGCCGAACGATGGAGTAAAGCTACTCCGTACCGGGATATCTTCGAAGTGCTTTCTGAGAAAACCATCGGCCTCGTTTGCGGAGATGAATGGAGGCCGCATGGCAACTCTGCTGTGCCACCTACTTCGCACTCGGGGGAAGCAGTGGACTCACAACCCCTGGAGGACTGGATTATGGAGCTTGGCGCCAGCGATATGCCGACGGAGTCTGAGTGGTTTGTCCAGCAACTACTTCAAGGGATGCGGAACACACAAACGGATATCACGGCCGAAGCACCTCCGACATCTTTAGATATGTGA